The following proteins are co-located in the Solanum pennellii chromosome 8, SPENNV200 genome:
- the LOC107028641 gene encoding LOW QUALITY PROTEIN: xyloglucan-specific galacturonosyltransferase 1 (The sequence of the model RefSeq protein was modified relative to this genomic sequence to represent the inferred CDS: inserted 1 base in 1 codon): MNTLTFYLLIPSNTCKYNVTYKRACKYYDXFFFILVRATMLWHYKKYIEKKMKIKKILLLAIKMAFSISKKKAKINKKVELHKEESFFFSSFIAKFLFRIPSIVLVLILIFLWSSSTTIISGKVVHVCISSRKLNDLYCISAGTEPHLDTAVSSLNGTSPSVFVDQKDIASKESNLQDTGVAIVDESFTSNDSSTSNVVDGSVQIYSPLDIPTPRVNDSSTSNVVDVSSPVDIPIPRVNDSFTSIDTVSNVVDVSLQKSSPLDIAIPRVNDSSTSIPSAKQESATSVDSFAGNRSVSFRNKMVDEELLIAYNDVEDQLKVHRSWAATSNTNATCDGRGIYVYDLPTKFNKDLVAQCADINPWVNLCKYFSNDAMGEPIQNLGKGWYQTHQYSLELIFHSRVLNHPCRVHNADEAKLFYVPFYGGLDVLRWHFKNVSNDVKDSLGVELVRWLESQKHWFQKSGNDHVFVLGKISWDFRRYSDTIWGSRFLELDEMQNPVKLLIERQPWQVNDIGIPHPTYFHPQSDNDIIAWQDRIIKSNRKHLVSFAGAARPDAPENIRSILINQCTSTKDQQCRFLNCNAGSCNQPESIIQLFMESEFCLQPPGDSPTRKSVFDSLISGCIPVIFDPFTAYYQYSWHLPQDHNKYSVFIDQEDVRKMKVNVVERLMQIPTKEKEKMRSYIVYELLPGLVYGDPNSKLEKFQDAFSITINNLFQRLNKLEL, from the exons atgaatacattgactttttatttgttaattccTTCTAATACATGCAAGTACAATGTAACATATAAACGTGCCTGCAAATattatg atttttttttcatcttagTACGTGCTACCATGTTATGGcactacaaaaaatatatagaaaagaagatgaagatcaagaaaattttattgttaGCCATCAAAATGGCATTTtctatttcaaagaaaaaagcTAAGATtaacaaaaaagttgaattacataaAGAAGaaagtttctttttttcttcttttatagctaaatttttgtttagaatTCCATCTATAGTCCTTGTTTTGATTCTTATCTTCTTATGGtcttcttctactactattATTTCTGGTAAAGTAGTACATGTTTGCATCTCATCGCGTAAACTCAATGATCTTTATTGCATTTCTGCTGGCACTGAACCACATCTTGATACCGCGGTTTCTTCTCTCAATGGTACTTCTCCTTCTGTTTTTGTAGATCAGAAGGATATCGCGTCAAAAGAATCTAATCTTCAAGACACTGGAGTAGCAATAGTCGATGAAAGTTTCACATCAAATGATAGTTCCACATCAAATGTGGTTGATGGTTCAGTACAAATTTATAGTCCTCTTGACATCCCAACTCCGCGTGTCAATGATAGTTCCACCTCAAATGTTGTTGATGTTTCGAGTCCTGTTGACATCCCAATTCCGCGTGTCAATGATAGTTTCACATCAATTGACACTGTGTCTAATGTTGTTGATGTTTCACTACAAAAATCTAGTCCTCTTGACATAGCTATTCCGCGTGTGAATGATAGTTCCACATCCATTCCAAGTGCAAAACAAGAAAGTGCAACGTCTGTTGATTCATTTGCAGGAAACAGAAGTGTTTCTTTCAGAAACAAAATGGTTGATGAGGAACTATTGATCGCTTATAATGACGTGGAGGATCAATTGAAGGTGCATCGTTCATGGGCAGCAACGAGCAATACTAATGCAACGTGTGATGGCAGGGGAATCTATGTGTATGATTTACCAACAAAGTTCAACAAAGACTTGGTAGCTCAATGTGCAGATATCAATCCTTGGGTTAACCTCTGCAAGTACTTCAGCAACGATGCAATGGGAGAACCAATACAGAATCTTGGCAAAGGGTGGTACCAGACACATCAGTATTCACTAGAACTGATATTTCATTCGCgtgttctgaatcatccttgcaGAGTTCACAATGCAGATGAAGCAAAACTGTTTTATGTGCCTTTTTATGGTGGACTTGATGTCTTAAGATGGCATTTCAAGAATGTATCGAACGATGTCAAGGACTCGTTGGGAGTTGAACTTGTAAGATGGTTAGAGTCACAGAAACATTGGTTTCAAAAATCAGGTAATGATCATGTCTTTGTTTTAGGTAAAATTTCTTGGGACTTCAGAAGATATAGTGACACCATATGGGGGAGTAGGTTCTTGGAGCTAGACGAAATGCAGAATCCGGTTAAACTCTTGATTGAACGACAACCATGGCAAGTTAACGACATAGGAATACCACATCCTACTTATTTCCATCCACAATCAGACAATGACATAATCGCGTGGCAGGACAGAATCATCAAGTCAAATCGAAAACACCTAGTGTCCTTTGCTGGTGCAGCAAGGCCTGATGCACCAGAAAACATAAGGTCAATCTTGATCAACCAATGCACATCAACCAAAGATCAACAATGTAGATTCTTGAACTGCAATGCAGGTAGCTGCAATCAGCCCGAGTCGATAATACAACTCTTCATGGAATCTGAATTCTGTTTGCAGCCTCCAGGGGACAGTCCAACAAGAAAATCAGTTTTCGATTCGTTGATATCAGGTTGTATACCTGTAATCTTTGATCCCTTTACAGCATACTATCAATATTCATGGCATTTACCACAAGACCATAACAAGTACTCAGTTTTCATAGATCAAGAAGATGtgagaaaaatgaaagtcaatgtTGTGGAGAGGCTAATGCAAAttccaacaaaagaaaaagagaaaatgagAAGTTACATAGTATATGAGTTGTTACCTGGATTAGTATATGGAGATCCAAATTCTAAGTTGGAGAAATTTCAAGATGCATTTTCAATAACTATAAACAATTTGTTTCAAAGATTGAACAAATTGGAATTATGA